In Turicibacter sanguinis, a genomic segment contains:
- a CDS encoding IS1096 element passenger TnpR family protein, which yields MKISLNELEVWRRVVFPADITFYGLHRVIQYSMGWFESHLYEFEVQSEKLVIVDSKEQAEELVFYNSQPAYDGRIKKPKIFRTSRGVKMDCYLNESCSMCLDGDAACLPEISCDE from the coding sequence GTGAAAATTTCGTTAAATGAGTTAGAGGTCTGGCGACGTGTCGTGTTTCCAGCAGATATTACGTTTTATGGGCTACATCGTGTGATTCAATATAGTATGGGATGGTTCGAAAGTCACTTGTATGAATTTGAGGTACAGTCAGAGAAGTTAGTTATTGTCGATAGTAAGGAGCAAGCAGAAGAGCTAGTTTTTTATAATTCACAGCCAGCTTATGATGGACGTATTAAGAAACCTAAGATATTTAGAACTAGTCGTGGTGTGAAAATGGATTGCTATTTAAATGAGTCATGTTCGATGTGTTTAGATGGAGATGCGGCTTGCCTACCTGAGATTAGTTGTGATGAGTGA